A single region of the Streptomyces sp. NBC_00425 genome encodes:
- a CDS encoding aldose epimerase family protein yields the protein MKTLFGVLADGTEVSSWSLENGGTRLKVLDYGGIVQSLEIPDRDGRYANVSLGFSALDDYVAGSPYFGALIGRFGNRIAAGRFTLDGENHQLPLNDGDRSLHGGTEGFDRRVWDVEPFTEGPDVGLRLRLTSPDGEMGYPGTLEVTVTYTLTGGGDWRIDYEATTDKATVVNLTNHVYWNLAGEGSGSVHDHELEIAAARYLPVDQELIPTGELADVAGTPFDFRTAKAVGRDLRVAHEQSLHCKGVDHNYVLDKGVTARPEPVAVLRDPASGRTLSIATTEPGLQFYSGNFLDGTLVGTGGRVYRQGDALCLETQHFPDAPNQPSFPTTVLRPGQTYRTTTVHSFGS from the coding sequence GTCGCTGGAGAACGGCGGGACCCGGCTGAAGGTCCTCGACTACGGCGGCATCGTGCAGTCCCTGGAGATCCCCGACCGGGACGGCCGGTACGCCAACGTCTCCCTCGGGTTCTCCGCCCTCGACGACTACGTGGCCGGCAGCCCGTACTTCGGAGCGCTGATCGGCCGCTTCGGCAACCGCATCGCCGCGGGCCGCTTCACCCTGGACGGCGAGAACCACCAGCTGCCCCTCAACGACGGGGACCGGAGTCTGCACGGCGGCACCGAGGGCTTCGACCGGCGCGTCTGGGACGTCGAGCCGTTCACCGAGGGCCCGGACGTCGGTCTGCGCCTGCGCCTGACGAGCCCCGACGGCGAGATGGGCTACCCCGGCACCCTCGAGGTGACGGTGACGTACACCCTCACCGGCGGCGGCGACTGGCGCATCGACTACGAGGCCACCACCGACAAGGCCACCGTCGTCAACCTCACCAACCACGTCTACTGGAACCTCGCCGGCGAGGGCAGCGGCTCGGTGCACGACCACGAGCTGGAGATCGCCGCCGCCCGCTACCTGCCCGTGGACCAGGAGCTCATCCCCACAGGCGAACTGGCGGACGTCGCGGGCACCCCCTTCGACTTCCGCACGGCCAAGGCGGTCGGCCGGGATCTGCGCGTCGCCCACGAGCAGTCGTTGCACTGCAAGGGCGTCGACCACAACTACGTCCTCGACAAGGGCGTGACCGCCCGGCCCGAGCCGGTCGCCGTCCTGCGCGACCCCGCCTCCGGCCGCACCCTGAGCATCGCGACCACCGAGCCGGGCCTGCAGTTCTACTCGGGCAACTTCCTCGACGGCACGCTCGTCGGCACCGGCGGCCGCGTCTACCGTCAGGGCGACGCGCTCTGCCTGGAGACCCAGCACTTCCCGGACGCGCCGAACCAGCCGTCGTTCCCCACCACGGTGCTGCGACCCGGACAGACGTACCGGACGACGACGGTCCACTCGTTCGGCTCCTGA